The Agromyces sp. LHK192 genome includes a window with the following:
- a CDS encoding cation:proton antiporter: MQVDVSVSTLLLIPVIALASPLLVRLLGRFVAIPLIVFEIALGLVFGPAILGWIQPSDITEALSDFGLAMLFFLAGNEIDFRAISGRPAKRAAFGWLASLVLGLGIALLIGPSLEAAVFIGIALTSTALGTLMPILRDAGDLRTPFGIGVLAIGAVGEFGPLLAISLFLSKDSPIVALIVVIAFALVAGLAIWMASRGIGRRLHHVITDTLHTSGQFAIRLVVVVLVALVALSVVLGLDMLLGAFVGGIVYRLLLTGAPEREVSVIEGKLEAIGYGLLVPVFFIETGVTFDLAALIGDPVALASIPLFLVLFLVVRGIPSSFAAPAGASLRDRSATALFGATALPIIVAVTSIGVEDGVLPSGMASALVGAGMCSVLAFPLIALLLRRRSPDAPAPEARRAHDGDEPHVPIEG; encoded by the coding sequence ATGCAGGTCGACGTCTCCGTGAGCACACTGCTGCTCATCCCCGTGATCGCCCTGGCCTCGCCCCTGCTCGTCCGCCTGCTCGGCCGCTTCGTGGCGATCCCGCTGATCGTCTTCGAGATCGCGCTCGGCCTGGTGTTCGGTCCGGCGATCCTCGGGTGGATCCAGCCGAGCGACATCACCGAGGCGCTCAGCGATTTCGGCCTCGCGATGCTCTTCTTCCTCGCCGGAAACGAGATCGACTTCCGCGCGATCAGCGGTCGGCCCGCGAAGCGCGCCGCGTTCGGCTGGCTCGCATCCCTGGTGCTCGGACTCGGCATCGCGCTGCTGATCGGCCCGTCGCTCGAGGCGGCTGTGTTCATCGGCATCGCGCTCACCTCCACGGCGCTCGGCACGCTCATGCCGATCCTGAGGGACGCGGGCGACCTGCGGACACCGTTCGGAATCGGCGTCCTCGCGATCGGCGCGGTGGGCGAGTTCGGCCCGCTGCTCGCGATCTCGCTGTTCCTCAGCAAGGACTCGCCGATCGTCGCCCTGATCGTCGTCATCGCGTTCGCGCTCGTCGCAGGCCTCGCGATCTGGATGGCCTCACGCGGGATCGGCCGGCGCCTGCACCACGTCATCACCGACACCCTCCACACGAGCGGGCAGTTCGCGATCCGACTGGTCGTCGTCGTGCTGGTCGCACTCGTCGCACTCAGCGTCGTCCTCGGCCTCGACATGCTCCTCGGAGCCTTCGTCGGCGGGATCGTCTACCGCCTGCTGCTCACCGGCGCCCCGGAACGCGAGGTCTCCGTCATCGAGGGAAAGCTCGAGGCGATCGGATACGGGCTGCTCGTCCCGGTGTTCTTCATCGAGACCGGCGTCACGTTCGATCTCGCCGCGCTCATCGGCGACCCCGTCGCGCTCGCCTCGATCCCCCTGTTCCTCGTGCTCTTCCTCGTGGTCCGGGGAATCCCTTCGTCGTTCGCAGCGCCCGCGGGCGCGAGCCTGCGCGATCGATCGGCGACCGCGCTGTTCGGCGCGACCGCCCTGCCCATCATCGTCGCCGTCACGTCGATCGGCGTGGAGGACGGCGTCCTGCCGAGCGGCATGGCGTCCGCCCTGGTCGGTGCCGGGATGTGCTCGGTCCTGGCGTTCCCCCTGATCGCGTTGCTGCTGCGAAGGCGCTCACCCGATGCTCCCGCGCCTGAGGCGCGGCGCGCGCACGACGGGGACGAACCGCACGTCCCGATCGAAGGCTGA
- the orn gene encoding oligoribonuclease, translated as MAASTDRLVWIDCEMTGLDLGVDELVEIAVVITDYDLQPVDAGLSIVIKPDASALESMGDFVRAMHTQSGLIEEIPNGVSVADAEYQVLEYVLQHVPDEQKAPLAGNSIGTDRAFIAKYMPRLDAHLHYRNVDVSSIKELAKRWYPRVFFNSPAKEGGHRALADILESIRELEYYRRAVFVADPGPSSQELQELAATVVDEFAAKVV; from the coding sequence ATGGCAGCCTCGACCGACCGACTCGTCTGGATCGACTGCGAGATGACCGGACTCGACCTCGGGGTCGACGAACTGGTCGAGATCGCCGTCGTCATCACCGACTACGACCTCCAGCCGGTCGACGCTGGGCTCAGCATCGTCATCAAACCCGACGCGAGCGCCCTGGAATCGATGGGCGACTTCGTGCGCGCGATGCACACCCAGTCGGGCCTGATCGAGGAGATCCCGAACGGCGTGAGCGTCGCCGACGCAGAGTACCAGGTGCTCGAGTACGTGCTGCAGCACGTGCCCGACGAGCAGAAGGCGCCGCTCGCCGGCAACTCCATCGGCACCGACCGCGCGTTCATCGCGAAGTACATGCCACGTCTGGATGCGCACCTGCACTATCGCAACGTCGACGTGTCGTCGATCAAGGAGCTCGCGAAGCGCTGGTATCCGCGCGTCTTCTTCAACTCGCCGGCCAAGGAAGGCGGTCACCGCGCCCTCGCCGACATCCTCGAGTCGATCCGTGAACTCGAGTACTACCGCCGCGCGGTCTTCGTCGCCGATCCGGGGCCGTCGAGCCAGGAACTGCAGGAGCTCGCGGCCACCGTCGTGGACGAGTTCGCAGCCAAGGTGGTGTAA
- a CDS encoding metallopeptidase family protein — MHLDADAFEAIVVDELDALPDDMVDGLENVVFVVEDRPEDGSLDLLGLYDGTSLTDRDRYGFGEMPDRIILYREPLLAICDDEEALRDEIHVTLVHEIAHFYGIDDDRLHELGWA; from the coding sequence ATGCACCTCGATGCCGACGCGTTCGAAGCGATCGTGGTCGACGAACTCGACGCGTTGCCGGACGACATGGTCGACGGTCTCGAGAACGTGGTCTTCGTCGTCGAGGACCGCCCGGAGGACGGTTCGCTCGACCTCCTCGGGCTTTACGACGGTACCTCGTTGACCGACCGCGACCGCTACGGCTTCGGCGAGATGCCCGACCGCATCATCCTCTACCGCGAACCGCTGCTGGCGATCTGCGACGACGAGGAGGCGCTGCGCGACGAGATCCATGTCACGCTCGTGCACGAGATCGCCCATTTCTACGGCATCGACGACGACCGCCTGCACGAACTCGGCTGGGCGTGA
- a CDS encoding energy-coupling factor transporter transmembrane protein EcfT: MTAVRTDAAQAAGARDAGARTREGVRLRFVDRVNPVTRLAAAMVLTTPLLLTVDWVSAAVALGVQLVLFFAAGVTPRLLVRRTWPILVAAPIAGISMLLYGQPEGEVYAEVWLARISDGSIELAIAVTVRVLAIGLPAVLLFLDVDPTDLADGLAQVWRLPSRFVLGALAGTRLVGLFVEDWRAMALSRRARGIGDHGAIRRFATMAFALLVLAIRRGSKLATAMEARGFGSDRPRTWARTSTVGAPDAGLIAIAAGIAALAVGASLAAGTFHPVWA; this comes from the coding sequence ATGACCGCGGTCAGAACCGACGCCGCGCAGGCGGCCGGAGCACGCGACGCAGGCGCGCGGACACGGGAGGGAGTGCGCCTGCGGTTCGTCGACCGTGTCAACCCGGTCACCAGACTCGCCGCGGCGATGGTGCTGACCACGCCCCTGCTGCTCACGGTCGACTGGGTGAGCGCCGCCGTCGCGCTGGGGGTGCAGCTCGTGCTCTTCTTCGCGGCCGGTGTGACCCCGCGGCTGCTCGTGCGACGGACCTGGCCGATCCTGGTCGCGGCACCGATCGCCGGTATCTCGATGCTGTTGTACGGTCAGCCCGAAGGCGAGGTCTACGCCGAGGTCTGGCTCGCGAGGATCAGCGACGGCTCGATCGAGCTCGCCATCGCAGTCACCGTCCGCGTGCTCGCGATCGGCCTGCCCGCCGTGCTGTTGTTCCTCGACGTCGATCCGACCGACCTCGCCGACGGGCTCGCCCAGGTCTGGCGGTTGCCGAGCCGGTTCGTACTCGGAGCTCTCGCCGGGACCAGGCTCGTCGGGCTCTTCGTCGAGGACTGGCGGGCCATGGCGCTCTCGCGACGAGCTCGGGGGATCGGCGACCATGGTGCCATCCGCCGCTTCGCGACCATGGCGTTCGCGCTGCTCGTGCTCGCGATCCGTCGCGGCAGCAAGCTGGCGACCGCGATGGAAGCCCGCGGATTCGGCAGCGATCGACCCCGCACGTGGGCGCGCACGTCGACCGTCGGCGCTCCTGATGCCGGGCTGATCGCGATCGCGGCGGGCATCGCCGCGCTCGCGGTCGGCGCCTCGCTCGCGGCGGGAACGTTCCACCCGGTGTGGGCGTGA
- a CDS encoding ABC transporter ATP-binding protein — protein sequence MTGTERLAPATVEARGWGWRHAGRIRWAVDGVDLEIRPSERVLVVGPSGGGKSTLLHALAGVHGGAEEGESKGSLLVDGREPAAARGRAGLVLQDPDSQVILARVGDDVAFGCENLGVPPEEIWRRVEQALDAVGLDLPLQHPTNALSGGQKQRLALAGALAMRPGLLLLDEPTANLDPDGVAEVRDAVGRVLDATGATFVVVEHRVDVWLGLVDRMVVFGRDGRLIADGAPEAVLEAHRSALLDAGVWVPGVPADAGTRRDVGGPALLRAEHLSVGRTRGKVVQSDLDLDLVEATSTVLTGPNGAGKSTVALTMGGLLPALAGRVVASDALARGAGAEPIRWRSKQLLSRVGTVFQEPEHQFVARSVREEVGVALRALGRRDDAAARRLDEVLERLRLDHLAAANPFTLSGGEQRRLTVASVLVAQPSVVILDEPTFGQDRVTWTELVRLLRELVDGGVSLLSVTHDRAFREALGDRHLDLRPALGGATVGSATVGSDRRAA from the coding sequence ATGACCGGGACCGAACGGCTCGCTCCGGCGACCGTGGAGGCCAGGGGATGGGGTTGGCGGCACGCCGGCCGCATCCGTTGGGCCGTCGACGGGGTCGACCTCGAGATACGACCGAGCGAGCGCGTCCTCGTCGTCGGCCCTTCGGGCGGCGGCAAGTCGACGCTGCTCCACGCGCTCGCCGGCGTGCACGGCGGTGCGGAGGAGGGCGAGTCGAAGGGCTCGCTCCTCGTCGACGGCAGGGAGCCCGCCGCCGCACGGGGACGGGCCGGGCTCGTCCTCCAGGACCCCGACTCCCAGGTGATCCTCGCCCGCGTGGGCGACGATGTCGCGTTCGGGTGCGAGAACCTCGGCGTGCCCCCGGAGGAGATCTGGCGACGCGTCGAGCAGGCGCTCGACGCGGTCGGGCTGGACCTCCCGCTGCAGCATCCGACCAACGCGCTCTCGGGCGGTCAGAAGCAACGCCTCGCCCTCGCGGGTGCGCTCGCGATGCGACCCGGGCTGCTGCTGCTCGACGAGCCGACCGCCAACCTCGACCCCGACGGGGTCGCCGAGGTGCGCGATGCCGTCGGCCGCGTGCTCGACGCGACCGGTGCCACCTTCGTCGTCGTCGAGCACCGGGTGGACGTGTGGCTCGGGCTCGTGGACCGCATGGTCGTTTTCGGACGGGACGGCAGGCTGATCGCCGACGGTGCTCCGGAGGCCGTGCTCGAGGCGCACCGTTCCGCGCTGCTCGATGCCGGGGTCTGGGTACCCGGCGTGCCGGCCGACGCCGGGACTCGACGCGACGTCGGTGGGCCCGCGCTGTTGCGCGCCGAGCACCTCTCCGTCGGGCGGACGCGCGGGAAGGTCGTGCAGTCCGACCTCGACCTGGATCTGGTCGAGGCGACGAGCACGGTGCTGACCGGACCGAACGGTGCCGGCAAGTCGACCGTGGCGCTCACGATGGGCGGCCTGCTTCCGGCGCTCGCGGGTCGGGTCGTGGCATCCGATGCGCTGGCGCGCGGGGCGGGAGCCGAGCCGATCCGGTGGCGGTCCAAGCAGTTGCTGAGCCGCGTCGGCACGGTGTTCCAGGAGCCCGAGCACCAGTTCGTCGCGCGCTCCGTCCGCGAGGAGGTCGGCGTCGCCCTCCGGGCGCTCGGCCGGCGGGACGACGCCGCCGCACGACGCCTCGACGAGGTGCTCGAGCGACTGCGACTCGATCACCTCGCTGCCGCCAACCCGTTCACCCTCTCGGGCGGCGAGCAGCGACGGCTGACGGTCGCCTCGGTGCTCGTCGCGCAACCGTCGGTGGTGATCCTCGATGAACCGACGTTCGGCCAGGACCGGGTGACCTGGACCGAACTCGTGCGACTGCTGCGCGAACTGGTCGACGGCGGCGTGTCGCTGCTGTCGGTGACGCATGACCGTGCGTTTCGCGAGGCGCTGGGGGATCGGCACCTCGACCTGCGCCCGGCCCTCGGCGGCGCGACCGTCGGCAGCGCGACCGTCGGCAGCGATCGGAGGGCCGCATGA
- a CDS encoding ECF transporter S component, with product MHATTSVATEPATGRRNLRWRVVDIVVAAVLGVATGLLFLFWNNVGYAWFSAADAVTPGLGGIAVGIWLIGGVLGGLVIRKPGAALFVELLAALVSALVGNAWGIETLYSGLAQGLGAELVFAAFAYRRFGVVTAMLAGASAGLGAWTLELFTSGNLQKSAEFLGIYLGTLLVSGAVLAGLLGWLIVRALAATGALNRFAAGQSVTQRV from the coding sequence GTGCACGCAACCACCTCCGTCGCAACCGAACCCGCCACCGGTCGTCGCAACCTCCGCTGGCGGGTCGTCGACATCGTCGTGGCAGCCGTCCTCGGCGTCGCGACCGGCCTCCTCTTCCTCTTCTGGAACAACGTCGGGTACGCATGGTTCTCCGCGGCCGACGCGGTCACACCCGGGCTCGGCGGCATCGCCGTGGGCATCTGGCTCATCGGCGGGGTCCTCGGCGGACTCGTGATCCGCAAGCCCGGCGCAGCGCTGTTCGTCGAGCTTCTCGCGGCACTCGTCTCCGCGCTCGTCGGCAATGCCTGGGGCATCGAGACCCTGTACTCGGGGCTGGCGCAAGGTCTCGGTGCCGAGCTGGTCTTCGCCGCCTTCGCATACCGGCGATTCGGCGTCGTGACCGCGATGCTCGCCGGCGCTTCCGCAGGCCTCGGTGCCTGGACGCTCGAACTGTTCACCTCCGGCAACCTGCAGAAGTCGGCGGAGTTCCTCGGCATCTACCTGGGCACGCTCCTGGTATCCGGTGCGGTACTCGCAGGACTGCTCGGATGGCTCATCGTCAGGGCGCTCGCAGCGACGGGCGCGCTGAACCGATTCGCCGCCGGTCAGTCGGTCACGCAGCGGGTCTGA
- a CDS encoding DNA polymerase IV, whose product MSKQDGSSRQVTTGPVDDSATPILHVDMDAFFVSVELLSRPELRGRPVLVGGTAGRGVVAAASYEARRYGVNSAMPMSVALQRCPNAVVLRGDYRRYTEYSKRVMEILGDVTPLVEPLSIDEAFLDVSGARRLHGSPGQIAWSIRERVRAETGLTCSVGVAATKYVAKVASGRAKPDGMLVVPAADTLEFLRPLPVSALWGVGRVTEESLTRIGLLTVGDVAETPPEALERAVGPALATRLTQLANGIDPREITVQRSERSIGHETTFDHDLTDPEEIRRALLGLAGNVAARLRKAGTTARTVVLKLRYGDFRTVTRSRTLAEPTDVARRIYEEASGALDELVGAGVKVRLVGVRAEQLRPSGGAALWDPDEDWRDAERTIDEVVAKFGRGAVKPAALVRRDGSGAVAGARFRRPLDDDDEA is encoded by the coding sequence GTGAGCAAGCAGGACGGCTCGTCACGGCAGGTGACGACGGGCCCGGTCGATGATTCGGCGACCCCGATCCTGCACGTCGACATGGACGCGTTCTTCGTCTCGGTCGAACTGCTCTCCCGTCCCGAGCTCCGCGGCAGGCCCGTCCTCGTCGGCGGAACCGCGGGGCGCGGCGTGGTCGCTGCGGCCAGTTACGAGGCCCGCAGGTACGGGGTGAACTCGGCGATGCCGATGTCGGTCGCGCTCCAGCGCTGCCCGAACGCCGTCGTGCTGCGCGGCGACTATCGCAGGTATACGGAGTACTCGAAGCGCGTGATGGAGATCCTCGGCGACGTGACGCCGTTGGTCGAACCGCTGTCGATCGACGAGGCGTTCCTCGACGTCTCGGGCGCGCGCCGCCTGCACGGCAGCCCCGGGCAGATCGCCTGGTCGATCCGCGAACGCGTCCGTGCCGAGACCGGCCTCACCTGTTCGGTCGGCGTGGCCGCCACCAAGTACGTGGCGAAGGTCGCGTCGGGTCGGGCGAAGCCCGACGGGATGCTGGTGGTGCCCGCTGCCGACACGCTCGAGTTCCTGCGGCCGCTGCCGGTCTCGGCGCTGTGGGGGGTCGGTCGGGTGACCGAGGAGTCGCTGACGCGTATCGGCCTGCTGACCGTCGGCGATGTCGCGGAGACACCGCCGGAGGCGCTCGAGCGCGCCGTCGGACCGGCGCTCGCGACGCGACTGACGCAACTCGCGAACGGCATCGATCCTCGCGAGATCACGGTGCAGCGCAGCGAGCGCAGCATCGGTCACGAGACGACGTTCGACCACGACCTGACCGACCCGGAGGAGATCCGGAGGGCGCTGCTCGGGCTCGCAGGCAATGTCGCCGCGAGGCTCCGCAAGGCGGGCACGACCGCCCGGACCGTGGTGCTCAAGCTGCGGTACGGCGATTTCCGCACCGTGACGCGCTCGCGCACGCTGGCGGAGCCGACCGACGTCGCCAGGCGCATCTACGAGGAGGCGTCCGGCGCGCTCGACGAGTTGGTGGGTGCGGGCGTGAAGGTCCGACTGGTGGGCGTGCGAGCGGAGCAGCTCCGACCGAGCGGCGGCGCCGCCCTGTGGGACCCCGACGAGGACTGGCGCGACGCCGAACGCACGATCGACGAGGTCGTCGCCAAGTTCGGACGGGGTGCGGTCAAGCCTGCGGCGCTCGTCCGTCGAGACGGTAGCGGCGCCGTCGCGGGTGCCAGGTTCCGCCGTCCCCTCGACGACGATGATGAGGCGTGA
- the gatB gene encoding Asp-tRNA(Asn)/Glu-tRNA(Gln) amidotransferase subunit GatB, giving the protein MARVELMDFDRALELFEPVIGLEVHVELNTATKMFSAAPNPANSANHGAEPNTLVSPVCLGLPGSLPVVNGEAVRSSISLGLALGCEIAPSSRFARKNYFYPDLAKNYQISQYDEPIAFDGEVEVELENGRVFQVPIERAHMEEDAGKLTHVGGATGRIQGAEYSLVDYNRAGVPLVEIVTRPIVGAEADAPALARAYVSTIRDIARSLGISDARMERGNLRCDANVSLRPRAAEGEPVAPFGTRTETKNVNSFRSIERAVRYEIQRQAAILAGGGSITQETRHWHEDTGTTSPGRPKSDADDYRYFPEPDLLPVEPSAELIEELRAALPEAPAAHRRRLKTEWGFTDLEFQGVVNAGLIAEVEATIAAGASPAAARKWWTGELQRIANAEGREPAELVEPAAVAELQQLVDAGTLTDKLARQVLEGMIAGEGTPQEIVDARGLAVVSDDGALIAAIDEALAAQPDVLEKIRDGKVQAAGAVIGAVMKAMQGKADAARVRELVLERASAG; this is encoded by the coding sequence ATGGCCCGTGTCGAACTGATGGACTTCGATCGGGCGCTCGAGCTGTTCGAGCCGGTCATCGGCCTCGAGGTGCACGTCGAGCTGAACACCGCGACGAAGATGTTCTCGGCGGCGCCGAACCCGGCGAACTCGGCCAACCACGGCGCCGAGCCGAACACGCTCGTCTCACCGGTGTGCCTGGGCCTGCCCGGGTCGCTGCCGGTCGTGAACGGCGAGGCCGTGCGTTCCTCGATCTCGCTCGGGCTCGCGCTCGGCTGCGAGATCGCACCGTCGAGCCGTTTCGCGCGCAAGAACTACTTCTACCCGGACCTCGCGAAGAACTACCAGATCTCGCAGTACGACGAGCCGATCGCGTTCGACGGCGAGGTCGAGGTCGAGCTCGAGAACGGCCGCGTCTTCCAGGTGCCGATCGAGCGTGCGCACATGGAGGAGGATGCCGGCAAGCTGACCCACGTGGGCGGCGCGACCGGCCGCATCCAGGGCGCCGAGTACTCGCTCGTCGACTACAACCGCGCGGGTGTGCCGCTCGTCGAGATCGTCACGCGGCCGATCGTCGGTGCCGAGGCGGATGCCCCTGCGCTGGCGCGCGCATACGTCTCGACGATCCGCGACATCGCGCGGTCGCTGGGCATCTCCGATGCACGCATGGAGCGCGGCAACCTGCGCTGCGACGCGAACGTCTCGTTGCGGCCCCGTGCCGCCGAGGGCGAGCCGGTCGCGCCGTTCGGCACCCGCACGGAGACGAAGAACGTGAACTCGTTCCGTTCGATCGAGCGCGCGGTGCGGTACGAGATCCAGCGCCAGGCGGCGATCCTCGCCGGAGGCGGCTCGATCACGCAGGAGACGCGCCACTGGCACGAGGACACGGGAACGACGAGCCCGGGCCGGCCGAAGTCCGACGCCGACGACTACCGATACTTCCCGGAACCCGACCTGCTGCCGGTCGAGCCCTCGGCCGAGCTGATCGAGGAGCTCCGGGCGGCCCTGCCCGAGGCGCCCGCGGCGCACCGTCGACGGCTCAAGACCGAGTGGGGCTTCACCGACCTCGAGTTCCAGGGCGTCGTGAACGCGGGCCTGATTGCCGAGGTCGAGGCGACCATCGCCGCCGGTGCCTCGCCCGCCGCGGCCCGCAAGTGGTGGACGGGCGAACTGCAGCGCATCGCGAACGCCGAGGGGCGGGAGCCGGCCGAGCTGGTCGAGCCCGCCGCCGTCGCCGAACTGCAGCAACTCGTCGACGCCGGCACACTCACCGACAAGCTCGCGCGGCAGGTGCTCGAGGGCATGATCGCGGGCGAGGGTACGCCGCAGGAGATCGTCGACGCTCGGGGCCTCGCGGTCGTCTCCGACGACGGCGCCCTGATCGCGGCGATCGATGAGGCGCTCGCGGCCCAGCCCGACGTGCTCGAGAAGATCCGCGACGGCAAGGTGCAGGCGGCCGGCGCCGTGATCGGCGCCGTTATGAAGGCGATGCAGGGCAAGGCGGATGCCGCGCGCGTGCGCGAGCTCGTGCTGGAGCGCGCGAGCGCCGGGTAG
- the gatA gene encoding Asp-tRNA(Asn)/Glu-tRNA(Gln) amidotransferase subunit GatA: protein MSHGDDLIRLSASDLAARLSAGEVSSVEATRAHLDRIAAVDGAVHAFLHVASDRALADAAEVDRRRAAGDELGELAGVPIAVKDVLVTEGMPSTAGSRILEGWIPPYDATPVRKIRDAGLVPLGKTNMDEFAMGSSTEHSAYGPTHNPWDLDRIPGGSGGGSAAAVAAFEAPLALGSDTGGSIRQPAHVTGTVGVKPTYGAVSRYGSIALASSLDQIGPVTRTVLDAALLQDVIAGHDPHDSTSIPDAWPSMADAVRRADVSGLRIGVVKELDSDGFQPGVRQRFHEAIDLLERNGAEIVEVSTPNFEHAIAAYYLILPAEASSNLAKFDSVRFGLRVTPDGGGTVEQVMSATREAGFGPEVKRRIILGTYALSAGYYDAYYGSAQKVRTLVQRDFEHAFADVDVLATPTAPTTAFKLGEKLNDPLSMYLNDVATIPANLAGVPGISLPVGLAPEDGLPVGIQFLAPAREDARLYNVGGALEQLLLAEWGAPLLDRAPALSTHELLATEEGAV, encoded by the coding sequence GTGAGCCACGGCGACGACCTGATCCGACTGTCCGCGTCCGACCTCGCCGCCCGCCTGTCCGCCGGCGAGGTCTCGTCCGTCGAGGCGACGCGCGCGCACCTGGACCGCATCGCCGCCGTCGACGGCGCGGTGCACGCCTTCCTCCACGTCGCATCCGATCGTGCCCTCGCCGACGCGGCCGAGGTCGACCGCCGTCGTGCGGCCGGTGACGAGCTCGGCGAGCTCGCCGGCGTGCCGATCGCCGTCAAGGACGTCCTGGTGACCGAGGGCATGCCCTCGACCGCCGGCTCCCGCATCCTCGAGGGCTGGATCCCGCCCTACGACGCGACGCCCGTGCGCAAGATCCGCGACGCCGGCCTGGTGCCCCTCGGCAAGACCAACATGGACGAGTTCGCGATGGGCTCGTCGACCGAGCACTCGGCGTACGGTCCGACCCACAACCCGTGGGACCTCGACCGGATCCCGGGCGGCTCGGGCGGCGGCTCGGCCGCAGCGGTCGCCGCGTTCGAGGCGCCGCTCGCCCTCGGCAGCGACACCGGCGGCTCGATCCGCCAGCCCGCGCACGTCACCGGGACCGTCGGCGTGAAGCCGACCTACGGCGCCGTGAGCCGATACGGTTCGATCGCCCTCGCGTCGAGCCTCGACCAGATCGGCCCGGTCACGCGCACCGTGCTCGATGCCGCCCTGCTGCAGGACGTCATCGCCGGGCACGACCCGCACGACTCGACCTCGATCCCCGATGCGTGGCCGTCGATGGCCGACGCGGTACGCCGAGCGGATGTCTCGGGCCTGCGCATCGGCGTCGTCAAGGAACTCGACTCCGACGGCTTCCAGCCCGGCGTCCGCCAGCGGTTCCACGAGGCGATCGACCTGCTCGAGCGCAACGGCGCCGAGATCGTCGAGGTCTCCACGCCGAACTTCGAGCACGCGATCGCCGCGTACTACCTGATCCTGCCCGCCGAGGCCTCGTCGAACCTCGCGAAGTTCGACTCGGTGCGCTTCGGCCTGCGGGTCACGCCCGACGGCGGCGGCACGGTCGAGCAGGTCATGTCGGCGACGCGCGAGGCCGGATTCGGCCCCGAGGTCAAGCGCCGCATCATCCTCGGCACCTACGCCCTGTCCGCCGGCTACTACGACGCGTACTACGGCAGCGCCCAGAAGGTGCGCACGCTCGTGCAGCGCGACTTCGAGCACGCGTTCGCGGACGTCGACGTGCTCGCCACGCCGACCGCGCCGACCACCGCCTTCAAGCTCGGCGAGAAGTTGAACGACCCGCTGTCGATGTACCTCAACGACGTGGCGACCATCCCGGCGAACCTCGCCGGCGTTCCGGGCATCTCGCTCCCGGTCGGCCTCGCGCCGGAGGACGGGCTGCCGGTCGGCATCCAGTTCCTCGCGCCGGCACGCGAGGACGCCCGCCTCTACAACGTGGGCGGTGCGCTCGAGCAGCTGCTGCTCGCCGAGTGGGGTGCGCCCCTGCTCGACCGCGCACCCGCGCTGTCGACCCACGAACTGCTCGCGACCGAGGAAGGCGCCGTCTGA
- the gatC gene encoding Asp-tRNA(Asn)/Glu-tRNA(Gln) amidotransferase subunit GatC, which yields MSEISAEQVAHLANLARIALTEEEIAHLTTELGQIMQAVEQVSAVATPDVPPTSHPIPMRNVFRDDVVGDNVLTNEQALSGAPERDGDRFVVSAILGEEQ from the coding sequence ATGTCTGAAATCAGTGCGGAGCAGGTCGCGCATCTCGCGAACCTCGCCCGCATCGCGCTCACCGAGGAAGAGATCGCGCACCTCACCACCGAACTCGGCCAGATCATGCAGGCCGTCGAGCAGGTGAGCGCCGTCGCGACGCCCGACGTCCCGCCGACGAGCCACCCGATCCCGATGCGCAACGTCTTCCGCGACGACGTCGTCGGCGACAACGTCCTGACGAACGAGCAGGCGCTCTCCGGGGCGCCCGAGCGCGACGGCGATCGGTTCGTCGTCTCCGCGATCCTGGGGGAGGAGCAGTGA